One Homo sapiens chromosome 3, GRCh38.p14 Primary Assembly genomic window carries:
- the USP19 gene encoding ubiquitin carboxyl-terminal hydrolase 19 isoform 28 (isoform 28 is encoded by transcript variant 28) produces MSGGASATGPRRGPPGLEDTTSKKKQKDRANQESKDGDPRKETGSRYVAQAGLEPLASGDPSASASHAAGITGSRHRTRLFFPSSSGSASTPQEEQTKEGACEDPHDLLATPTPELLLDWRQSAEEVIVKLRVGVGPLQLEDVDAAFTDTDCVVRFAGGQQWGGVFYAEIKSSCAKVQTRKGSLLHLTLPKKVPMLTWPSLLVEADEQLCIPPLNSQTCLLGSEENLAPLAGEKAVPPGNDPVSPAMVRSRNPGKDDCAKEEMAVAADAATLVDEPESMVNLAFVKNDSYEKGPDSVVVHVYVKEICRDTSRVLFREQDFTLIFQTRDGNFLRLHPGCGPHTTFRWQVKLRNLIEPEQCTFCFTASRIDICLRKRQSQRWGGLEAPAARGAVGGAKVAVPTGPTPLDSTPPGGAPHPLTGQEEARAVEKDKSKARSEDTGLDSVATRTPMEHVTPKPETHLASPKPTCMVPPMPHSPVSGDSVEEEEEEEKKVCLPGFTGLVNLGNTCFMNSVIQSLSNTRELRDFFHDRSFEAEINYNNPLGTGGRLAIGFAVLLRALWKGTHHAFQPSKLKAIVASKASQFTGYAQHDAQEFMAFLLDGLHEDLNRIQNKPYTETVDSDGRPDEVVAEEAWQRHKMRNDSFIVDLFQGQYKSKLVCPVCAKVSITFDPFLYLPVPLPQKQKVLPVFYFAREPHSKPIKFLVSVSKENSTASEVLDSLSQSVHVKPENLRLAEVIKNRFHRVFLPSHSLDTVSPSDTLLCFELLSSELAKERVVVLEVQQRPQVPSVPISKCAACQRKQQSEDEKLKRCTRCYRVGYCNQLCQKTHWPDHKGLCRPENIGYPFLVSVPASRLTYARLAQLLEGYARYSVSVFQPPFQPGRMALESQSPGCTTLLSTGSLEAGDSERDPIQPPELQLVTPMAEGDTGLPRVWAAPDRGPVPSTSGISSEMLASGPIEVGSLPAGERVSRPEAAVPGYQHPSEAMNAHTPQFFIYKIDSSNREQRLEDKGDTPLELGDDCSLALVWRNNERLQEFVLVASKELECAEDPGSAGEAARAGHFTLDQCLNLFTRPEVLAPEEAWYCPQCKQHREASKQLLLWRLPNVLIVQLKRFSFRSFIWRDKINDLVEFPVRNLDLSKFCIGQKEEQLPSYDLYAVINHYGGMIGGHYTACARLPNDRSSQRSDVGWRLFDDSTVTTVDESQVVTRYAYVLFYRRRNSPVERPPRAGHSEHHPDLGPAAEAAASQASRIWQELEAEEEPVPEGSGPLGPWGPQDWVGPLPRGPTTPDEGCLRYFVLGTVAALVALVLNVFYPLVSQSRWR; encoded by the exons ATGTCTGGCGGGGCCAGTGCCACAGGCCCAAGGAGAGGGCCCCCAGGACTGGAGGACACCACTAGTAAGAAGAAGCAGAAGGATCGAGCAAACCAGGAGAGCAAGGATGGAGATCCTAGGAAAG agacagggtctcgatatgttgcccaggctggtcttgaacctctggcctcaggtgatccttctgcctcagcctcccatgcagctgggatcacaggctcaCGCCACCGTACCCGGCTGTTCTTTCCTTCATCGTCAGGGTCAGCATCCACTCCTCAAGAGGAGCAGACCAAAGAGG GAGCTTGTGAAGACCCTCATGATCTCTTGGCTACTCCCACTCCAGAGTTGTTGCTCGATTGGAGGCAGAGTGCAGAAGAGGTGATTGTCAAGCTTCGTGTGGGAGTAGGTCCCCTGCAGCTGGAGGATGTAGATGCTGCTTTCACAGATACAGACTGTGTGGTGCGGTTTGCAG GTGGTCAGCAGTGGGGTGGTGTCTTCTATGCTGAGATAAAAAGCTCTTGTGCTAAAGTGCAAACCCGCAAGGGCAGTCTCCTGCACCTGACACTGCCCAAAAAGGTGCCTATGCTCACGTGGCCCTCCCTCCTG GTTGAGGCTGATGAACAGCTTTGCATACCACCGCTGAACTCCCAaacctgcctcctgggctcagaggaGAATTTAGCCCCTTTGGCAGGAGAGAAAGCAGTGCCTCCCGGGAATGACCCAGTCTCTCCAGCCATGGTCCGGAGCAGAAACCCTGGGAAAGATGACTGTGCCAAGGAGGAGATGGCAGTGGCAGCAGATGCTGCAACCTTGGTGGATG AGCCCGAGTCGATGGTGAACCTGGCGTTTGTCAAGAATGACTCGTATGAGAAGGGCCCGGATTCAGTGGTGGTGCACGTGTACGTGAAGGAGATCTGCAGGGACACCTCAAGAGTACTTTTCCGTGAGCAGGACTTCACGCTCATCTTCCAGACcag GGATGGAAACTTCCTGAGGCTGCACCCGGGCTGTGGGCCCCACACCACCTTCCGTTGGCAGGTGAAGCTCAG GAATCTGATTGAGCCAGAGCAGTGCACCTTCTGTTTCACGGCTTCTCGCATCGACATCTGCCTTCGTAAGAGGCAGAGTCAGCGCTGGGGGGGCCTGGAGGCCCCGGCTGCACGAG GTGCAGTGGGTGGTGCAAAGGTTGCCGTGCCGACAGGTCCAACCCCTCTGGATTCAACCCCACCAGGAGgtgctccccaccccctgacaggccagGAGGAGGCCCGGGCTGTGGAGAAGGATAAATCCAAGGCACGATCTGAGGACACAGGGCTAGACAGTGTGGCAACCCGCACACCCATGGAGCATGTAACCCCAAAGCCAGAGACACACCTGGCCTCG CCCAAGCCTACATGCATGGTGCCTCCCATGCCCCACAGCCCAGTTAGTGGAGACAgcgtggaggaggaggaagaggaagagaagaaggtgTGTCTGCCAGGCTTCACTGGCCTTGTCAATTTAGGCAACACCTGCTTCATGAACAGCGTCATTCAGTCTCTGTCCAACACTCGGGAACTCCGGGACTTCTTCCATG ACCGCTCCTTTGAGGCTGAGATCAACTACAACAACCCACTAGGGACTGGTGGGCGTCTGGCCATTGGCTTTGCCGTGCTGCTTCGGGCGCTGTGGAAGGGCACCCACCATGCCTTCCAGCCTTCCAAGTTGAAG GCCATTGTGGCGAGTAAGGCCAGCCAGTTCACAGGCTATGCACAGCATGATGCCCAGGAGTTCATGGCTTTCCTGCTGGATGGGCTGCACGAGGACCTGAATCGCATTCAGAACAAGCCCTACACAGAGACCGTGGATTCAGATGGGCGGCCCGATGAG GTGGTAGCTGAGGAAGCATGGCAGCGGCACAAGATGAGGAATGACTCTTTCATCGTGGACCTATTTCAGGGGCAGTACAAGTCGAAGCTGGTGTGCCCTGTGTGTGCCAAG GTCTCCATCACTTTTGACCCGTTTCTTTATCTGCCGGTGCCCTTGCCACAAAAGCAAAAGGTTCTCCCTGTCTTTTATTTTGCCCGAGAGCCCCACAGCAAGCCCATCAAG TTCCTGGTGAGCGTCAGCAAGGAGAACTCCACTGCGAGCGAAGTATTGGACTCCCTCTCTCAGAGTGTTCATGTGAAGCCTGAGAACCTGCGTTTGGCGGAG GTAATTAAGAATCGTTTTCATCGTGTGTTCCTACCCTCCCACTCACTGGACACTGTGTCCCCATCTGATACGCTCCTCTGCTTTGAGCTGCTATCCTCAGAGTTGGCTAAGGAGCGGGTAGTGGTGCTAGAGGTGCAACAG CGCCCCCAGGTGCCCAGCGTCCCCATCTCCAAGTGTGCAGCCTGCCAGCGGAAGCAACAGTCGGAGGATGAAAAGCTGAAGCGCTGTACCCGGTGCTACCGTGTGGGCTACTGCAACCA GCTCTGCCAGAAAACCCACTGGCCTGACCACAAGGGCCTCTGCCGACCTGAGAACATTGGCTACCCCTTCCTGGTCAGTGTACCTGCCTCACGCCTCACTTATGCCCGCCTCGCTCAGTTGCTAGAGGGCTATGCCCG GTACTCTGTGAGTGTATTCCAGCCACCCTTTCAGCCAGGCCGCATGGCCTTGGAGTCTCAGAGCCCTGGCTGCACCACACTGCTCTCCACAGGTTCCCTGGAGGCTGGGGACAGCGAGAGAGACCCCATTCAGCCACCTGAGCTCCAGCTGGTGACCCCTATGGCTGAGGGGGACACAGGGCTTCCCCGGGTGTGGGCAGCCCCTGACCGGGGTCCTGTGCCCAGCACCAGTGGAATTTCTTCTGAGATGCTGGCCAGTGGGCCCATTGAGGTTGGCTCCTTGCCAGCTGGCGAGAGGGTGTCCCGACCCGAAG CTGCTGTGCCTGGGTACCAGCATCCAAGTGAAGCTATGAATGCCCACACACCCCagttcttcatctataaaattgatTCATCCAACCGAGAGCAGCGGCTAGAGGACAAAG GAGACACCCCACTGGAGCTGGGTGACGACTGTAGCCTGGCTCTCGTCTGGCGGAACAATGAGCGCTTGCAGGAGTTTGTGTTGGTAGCCTCCAAGGAGCTGGAATGTGCTGAGGATCCAGGCTCTGCCGGTGAGGCTGCCCGGGCCGGCCACTTCACCCTGGACCAGTGCCTCAACCTCTTCACACGGCCTGAGGTGCTGGCACCCGAGGAGGCCTG GTACTGCCCACAGTGCAAACAGCACCGTGAGGCCTCCAAGCAGCTGTTGCTATGGCGCCTGCCAAATGTTCTCATCGTGCAGCTCAAGCGCTTCTCCTTTCGTAGTTTTATCTGGCGTGACAAGATCAATGACTTGGTGGAGTTCCCTGTTAG GAACCTGGACCTGAGCAAGTTCTGCATTGGTCAGAAAGAGGAGCAGCTGCCCAGCTACGATCTATATGCTGTCATCAACCACTATGGAGGCATGATTGGTGGCCACTACACTGCCTGTGCACGCCTGCCCAATGATCGTAGCAGTCAGCGCAGTGACGTGG GCTGGCGCTTGTTTGATGACAGCACAGTGACAACGGTAGACGAGAGCCAGGTTGTGACGCGTTATGCCTATGTACTCTTCTACCGCCGGCGGAACTCTCCTGTGGAGAGGCCCCCCAGGGCAGGTCACTCTGAGCACCACCCAGACCTAGGCCCTGCAGCTGAGGCTGCTGCCAGCCAG GCTTCCCGGATTtggcaggagctggaggctgaggaggagccGGTGCCTGAGGGGTCTGGGCCCCTGGGTCCCTGGGGGCCCCAAGACTGGGTGGGCCCCCTACCACGTGGCCCTACCACACCAGATGAGGGCTGCCTCCGGTACTTTGTCCTGGGCACCGTGGCGGCTTTGGTGGCCCTCGTGCTCAACGTGTTCTATCCTCTGGTATCCCAGAGTCGCTGGAGATGA
- the USP19 gene encoding ubiquitin carboxyl-terminal hydrolase 19 isoform 25 (isoform 25 is encoded by transcript variant 25): MSGGASATGPRRGPPGLEDTTSKKKQKDRANQESKDGDPRKETGSRYVAQAGLEPLASGDPSASASHAAGITGSRHRTRLFFPSSSGSASTPQEEQTKEELLLDWRQSAEEVIVKLRVGVGPLQLEDVDAAFTDTDCVVRFAGGQQWGGVFYAEIKSSCAKVQTRKGSLLHLTLPKKVPMLTWPSLLKKPLGTQELVPGLRCQENGQELSPIALEPGPEPHRAKQEARNQKRAQGRGEVGAGAGPGAQAGPSAKRAVHLCRGPEGDGSRDDPGPRGDAPPFVADPATQVEADEQLCIPPLNSQTCLLGSEENLAPLAGEKAVPPGNDPVSPAMVRSRNPGKDDCAKEEMAVAADAATLVDEPESMVNLAFVKNDSYEKGPDSVVVHVYVKEICRDTSRVLFREQDFTLIFQTRDGNFLRLHPGCGPHTTFRWQVKLRNLIEPEQCTFCFTASRIDICLRKRQSQRWGGLEAPAARGAVGGAKVAVPTGPTPLDSTPPGGAPHPLTGQEEARAVEKDKSKARSEDTGLDSVATRTPMEHVTPKPETHLASPKPTCMVPPMPHSPVSGDSVEEEEEEEKKVCLPGFTGLVNLGNTCFMNSVIQSLSNTRELRDFFHDRSFEAEINYNNPLGTGGRLAIGFAVLLRALWKGTHHAFQPSKLKAIVASKASQFTGYAQHDAQEFMAFLLDGLHEDLNRIQNKPYTETVDSDGRPDEVVAEEAWQRHKMRNDSFIVDLFQGQYKSKLVCPVCAKVSITFDPFLYLPVPLPQKQKVLPVFYFAREPHSKPIKFLVSVSKENSTASEVLDSLSQSVHVKPENLRLAEVIKNRFHRVFLPSHSLDTVSPSDTLLCFELLSSELAKERVVVLEVQQRPQVPSVPISKCAACQRKQQSEDEKLKRCTRCYRVGYCNQLCQKTHWPDHKGLCRPENIGYPFLVSVPASRLTYARLAQLLEGYARYSVSVFQPPFQPGRMALESQSPGCTTLLSTGSLEAGDSERDPIQPPELQLVTPMAEGDTGLPRVWAAPDRGPVPSTSGISSEMLASGPIEVGSLPAGERVSRPEAAVPGYQHPSEAMNAHTPQFFIYKIDSSNREQRLEDKGDTPLELGDDCSLALVWRNNERLQEFVLVASKELECAEDPGSAGEAARAGHFTLDQCLNLFTRPEVLAPEEAWYCPQCKQHREASKQLLLWRLPNVLIVQLKRFSFRSFIWRDKINDLVEFPVRNLDLSKFCIGQKEEQLPSYDLYAVINHYGGMIGGHYTACARLPNDRSSQRSDVGWRLFDDSTVTTVDESQVVTRYAYVLFYRRRNSPVERPPRAGHSEHHPDLGPAAEAAASQASRIWQELEAEEEPVPEGSGPLGPWGPQDWVGPLPRGPTTPDEGCLRYFVLGTVAALVALVLNVFYPLVSQSRWR; this comes from the exons ATGTCTGGCGGGGCCAGTGCCACAGGCCCAAGGAGAGGGCCCCCAGGACTGGAGGACACCACTAGTAAGAAGAAGCAGAAGGATCGAGCAAACCAGGAGAGCAAGGATGGAGATCCTAGGAAAG agacagggtctcgatatgttgcccaggctggtcttgaacctctggcctcaggtgatccttctgcctcagcctcccatgcagctgggatcacaggctcaCGCCACCGTACCCGGCTGTTCTTTCCTTCATCGTCAGGGTCAGCATCCACTCCTCAAGAGGAGCAGACCAAAGAGG AGTTGTTGCTCGATTGGAGGCAGAGTGCAGAAGAGGTGATTGTCAAGCTTCGTGTGGGAGTAGGTCCCCTGCAGCTGGAGGATGTAGATGCTGCTTTCACAGATACAGACTGTGTGGTGCGGTTTGCAG GTGGTCAGCAGTGGGGTGGTGTCTTCTATGCTGAGATAAAAAGCTCTTGTGCTAAAGTGCAAACCCGCAAGGGCAGTCTCCTGCACCTGACACTGCCCAAAAAGGTGCCTATGCTCACGTGGCCCTCCCTCCTG AAGAAACCTCTAGGGACCCAGGAGCTGGTGCCGGGGCTGCGGTGCCAGGAGAATGGGCAGGAACTGTCTCCCATTGCCCTGGAGCCAGGCCCTGAGCCCCACCGGGCTAAGCAGGAGGCCCGGAACCAGAAGCGGGCCCAGGGCCGTGGTGAGGTAGGCGCAGGGGCTGGCCCCGGGGCCCAGGCAGGGCCCAGCGCCAAGAGGGCTGTGCATCTCTGCAGAGGGCCAGAGGGGGACGGGTCCAGGGATGACCCTGGACCCCGGGGTGATGCCCCACCCTTCGTGGCTGACCCAGCCACCCAG GTTGAGGCTGATGAACAGCTTTGCATACCACCGCTGAACTCCCAaacctgcctcctgggctcagaggaGAATTTAGCCCCTTTGGCAGGAGAGAAAGCAGTGCCTCCCGGGAATGACCCAGTCTCTCCAGCCATGGTCCGGAGCAGAAACCCTGGGAAAGATGACTGTGCCAAGGAGGAGATGGCAGTGGCAGCAGATGCTGCAACCTTGGTGGATG AGCCCGAGTCGATGGTGAACCTGGCGTTTGTCAAGAATGACTCGTATGAGAAGGGCCCGGATTCAGTGGTGGTGCACGTGTACGTGAAGGAGATCTGCAGGGACACCTCAAGAGTACTTTTCCGTGAGCAGGACTTCACGCTCATCTTCCAGACcag GGATGGAAACTTCCTGAGGCTGCACCCGGGCTGTGGGCCCCACACCACCTTCCGTTGGCAGGTGAAGCTCAG GAATCTGATTGAGCCAGAGCAGTGCACCTTCTGTTTCACGGCTTCTCGCATCGACATCTGCCTTCGTAAGAGGCAGAGTCAGCGCTGGGGGGGCCTGGAGGCCCCGGCTGCACGAG GTGCAGTGGGTGGTGCAAAGGTTGCCGTGCCGACAGGTCCAACCCCTCTGGATTCAACCCCACCAGGAGgtgctccccaccccctgacaggccagGAGGAGGCCCGGGCTGTGGAGAAGGATAAATCCAAGGCACGATCTGAGGACACAGGGCTAGACAGTGTGGCAACCCGCACACCCATGGAGCATGTAACCCCAAAGCCAGAGACACACCTGGCCTCG CCCAAGCCTACATGCATGGTGCCTCCCATGCCCCACAGCCCAGTTAGTGGAGACAgcgtggaggaggaggaagaggaagagaagaaggtgTGTCTGCCAGGCTTCACTGGCCTTGTCAATTTAGGCAACACCTGCTTCATGAACAGCGTCATTCAGTCTCTGTCCAACACTCGGGAACTCCGGGACTTCTTCCATG ACCGCTCCTTTGAGGCTGAGATCAACTACAACAACCCACTAGGGACTGGTGGGCGTCTGGCCATTGGCTTTGCCGTGCTGCTTCGGGCGCTGTGGAAGGGCACCCACCATGCCTTCCAGCCTTCCAAGTTGAAG GCCATTGTGGCGAGTAAGGCCAGCCAGTTCACAGGCTATGCACAGCATGATGCCCAGGAGTTCATGGCTTTCCTGCTGGATGGGCTGCACGAGGACCTGAATCGCATTCAGAACAAGCCCTACACAGAGACCGTGGATTCAGATGGGCGGCCCGATGAG GTGGTAGCTGAGGAAGCATGGCAGCGGCACAAGATGAGGAATGACTCTTTCATCGTGGACCTATTTCAGGGGCAGTACAAGTCGAAGCTGGTGTGCCCTGTGTGTGCCAAG GTCTCCATCACTTTTGACCCGTTTCTTTATCTGCCGGTGCCCTTGCCACAAAAGCAAAAGGTTCTCCCTGTCTTTTATTTTGCCCGAGAGCCCCACAGCAAGCCCATCAAG TTCCTGGTGAGCGTCAGCAAGGAGAACTCCACTGCGAGCGAAGTATTGGACTCCCTCTCTCAGAGTGTTCATGTGAAGCCTGAGAACCTGCGTTTGGCGGAG GTAATTAAGAATCGTTTTCATCGTGTGTTCCTACCCTCCCACTCACTGGACACTGTGTCCCCATCTGATACGCTCCTCTGCTTTGAGCTGCTATCCTCAGAGTTGGCTAAGGAGCGGGTAGTGGTGCTAGAGGTGCAACAG CGCCCCCAGGTGCCCAGCGTCCCCATCTCCAAGTGTGCAGCCTGCCAGCGGAAGCAACAGTCGGAGGATGAAAAGCTGAAGCGCTGTACCCGGTGCTACCGTGTGGGCTACTGCAACCA GCTCTGCCAGAAAACCCACTGGCCTGACCACAAGGGCCTCTGCCGACCTGAGAACATTGGCTACCCCTTCCTGGTCAGTGTACCTGCCTCACGCCTCACTTATGCCCGCCTCGCTCAGTTGCTAGAGGGCTATGCCCG GTACTCTGTGAGTGTATTCCAGCCACCCTTTCAGCCAGGCCGCATGGCCTTGGAGTCTCAGAGCCCTGGCTGCACCACACTGCTCTCCACAGGTTCCCTGGAGGCTGGGGACAGCGAGAGAGACCCCATTCAGCCACCTGAGCTCCAGCTGGTGACCCCTATGGCTGAGGGGGACACAGGGCTTCCCCGGGTGTGGGCAGCCCCTGACCGGGGTCCTGTGCCCAGCACCAGTGGAATTTCTTCTGAGATGCTGGCCAGTGGGCCCATTGAGGTTGGCTCCTTGCCAGCTGGCGAGAGGGTGTCCCGACCCGAAG CTGCTGTGCCTGGGTACCAGCATCCAAGTGAAGCTATGAATGCCCACACACCCCagttcttcatctataaaattgatTCATCCAACCGAGAGCAGCGGCTAGAGGACAAAG GAGACACCCCACTGGAGCTGGGTGACGACTGTAGCCTGGCTCTCGTCTGGCGGAACAATGAGCGCTTGCAGGAGTTTGTGTTGGTAGCCTCCAAGGAGCTGGAATGTGCTGAGGATCCAGGCTCTGCCGGTGAGGCTGCCCGGGCCGGCCACTTCACCCTGGACCAGTGCCTCAACCTCTTCACACGGCCTGAGGTGCTGGCACCCGAGGAGGCCTG GTACTGCCCACAGTGCAAACAGCACCGTGAGGCCTCCAAGCAGCTGTTGCTATGGCGCCTGCCAAATGTTCTCATCGTGCAGCTCAAGCGCTTCTCCTTTCGTAGTTTTATCTGGCGTGACAAGATCAATGACTTGGTGGAGTTCCCTGTTAG GAACCTGGACCTGAGCAAGTTCTGCATTGGTCAGAAAGAGGAGCAGCTGCCCAGCTACGATCTATATGCTGTCATCAACCACTATGGAGGCATGATTGGTGGCCACTACACTGCCTGTGCACGCCTGCCCAATGATCGTAGCAGTCAGCGCAGTGACGTGG GCTGGCGCTTGTTTGATGACAGCACAGTGACAACGGTAGACGAGAGCCAGGTTGTGACGCGTTATGCCTATGTACTCTTCTACCGCCGGCGGAACTCTCCTGTGGAGAGGCCCCCCAGGGCAGGTCACTCTGAGCACCACCCAGACCTAGGCCCTGCAGCTGAGGCTGCTGCCAGCCAG GCTTCCCGGATTtggcaggagctggaggctgaggaggagccGGTGCCTGAGGGGTCTGGGCCCCTGGGTCCCTGGGGGCCCCAAGACTGGGTGGGCCCCCTACCACGTGGCCCTACCACACCAGATGAGGGCTGCCTCCGGTACTTTGTCCTGGGCACCGTGGCGGCTTTGGTGGCCCTCGTGCTCAACGTGTTCTATCCTCTGGTATCCCAGAGTCGCTGGAGATGA